Genomic segment of Bacteroides stercoris ATCC 43183:
AGCATCCGATGCATCCGGTATCAGCCGTTACGAATGGGAAAAAGAAATTCCTCTGAATGAAGCCGAGGAGCTGATGAAACTGTGTGAGCCGGGTGTTATTGATAAAACCCGTTACCTGATACGCAGCGGAAACCATGTTTTTGAGGTAGATGAGTTCTACGGTGAGAATGAGGGACTGGTAGTTGCCGAAGTGGAGCTTGCCTCGGAGAACGAGCCTTTTGAGAAACCGGACTTTATCGGGCAGGAAGTGACGGGAGATATCCGTTATTACAATTCGCAACTGATGAAACATCCGTTCAAGGAATGGAAGTAAACTAATTACGCCCCGTAATTGTTGATTCGTATATGGAGAAACTGTACCAATACCTGCCGGAAGAACTCGTCACTTTTATCCTGGTGACGGTGTTTTCTTTGCTTATAGGTCTTTCCTTGAGGCGTATCAGTCTGAAGCGCGAAGGAGAGACGACCTTGTTCGGTACGGACCGTACTTTCACCTTTATCGGCATTCTGGGCTATCTCCTCTATATTCTCGACCCGACGGACTATCGCCTGTTTATGGGTGGCGGGGCTGTCCTGGGGTTGCTGCTTGCCTTGAATTATTACGTCAAGCAGGCTCAGTTTCATGTGTTCGGGGTCACTACCATTATCATTGCGCTCATTACGTATTGCATTGCACCTATCGTTGCTACGCAGCCCTCCTGGTTCTATGTAATGGTAATTGTGACCGTATTGCTCTTTACCGAGCTGAAACATACGTTTACCGAACTGGCACAGCGGATGAAGAACGACGAAATGATTACGCTTGCCAAGTTCCTTGCCATCAGCGGTATCATCCTCCCGATGCTGCCCGACGACAATCTGATACCGGGCATCAACCTCACGCCTTACAGTATATGGCTGGCTACGGTGGTGGTTTCGGGCATCTCCTATCTTTCTTATCTGCTGAAAAGATATGTATTCCGTGAGTCCGGTATTTTGGTATCCGGCATTGTAGGCGGGTTGTACAGCAGCACTGCCACCATATCCGTACTGGCGCGCAAAAGTCGGAAAGTATCCGCCCAGGAAGCACCCGAATATGTGGCGGCGATGCTGTTGGCGGTCAGCATGATGTTCTTGCGGTTTCTTATCCTGATAGGAATATTCAGTGTAGGGGCTTTGACAGCCATTTATCCGTATTTGCTGATAATGTCTGCCGTTGCTGCTGGGACGGCGTGGTTCCTGCATT
This window contains:
- a CDS encoding CYTH domain-containing protein gives rise to the protein MPQEIERKFLVKGEYKSQAYSQNRIIQGYISSARGRTVRVRIRGGQGYLTIKGASDASGISRYEWEKEIPLNEAEELMKLCEPGVIDKTRYLIRSGNHVFEVDEFYGENEGLVVAEVELASENEPFEKPDFIGQEVTGDIRYYNSQLMKHPFKEWK
- a CDS encoding MgtC/SapB family protein; protein product: MEKLYQYLPEELVTFILVTVFSLLIGLSLRRISLKREGETTLFGTDRTFTFIGILGYLLYILDPTDYRLFMGGGAVLGLLLALNYYVKQAQFHVFGVTTIIIALITYCIAPIVATQPSWFYVMVIVTVLLFTELKHTFTELAQRMKNDEMITLAKFLAISGIILPMLPDDNLIPGINLTPYSIWLATVVVSGISYLSYLLKRYVFRESGILVSGIVGGLYSSTATISVLARKSRKVSAQEAPEYVAAMLLAVSMMFLRFLILIGIFSVGALTAIYPYLLIMSAVAAGTAWFLHSRWKRPAMSETVDEDEDGSNPLEFKVALIFAVLFVVFTIATHYTLIYAGEGGLTLLSFVSGFSDITPFILNLLQGTGNVPVSLITACSMQAIVSNIAVNMCYALFFSGKKSPLRSWVLRGFGCVIAANVLLLLFFYFL